A genomic stretch from Sporocytophaga myxococcoides includes:
- a CDS encoding GAF domain-containing protein: MENNPSKKNYDSEFCGNLPLNFINTIQPYGALIVLEKLRWTIIQVSENIKELFGKEVQEILNNPLSSFLSKEAYEALLLKINDDNLKERIPLHFSFNNHECFAIAHFKDGQVIMELERVPVIKKDFSYLYQDVKFIVSKLKNVDSITQISQIACEEIKRISGFDKVMIYQFDESWNGQVIAEAKNEGMDAYLGLRFPASDIPKQARELYFNNPYRFIPNRSYKAVKLNPILNPNTFRYTNLGDCNLRAVAPVHLEYLQNMKVETSMSTPIIKNDKLWGLISCHHRIAREIPYDLRSAFELLSNILSTQLVLNEKQNDLLASSQLSSIQSRLYRQMSSATHFIDGLLENNTLLDLLDIQGSVVIFNGKIRELGKTPATSFIKELSYWLKVKKIDKIFHSDTTLLELDANYKYKEEASGIIVIPISVKRGEYIVGFRPEIIQTVHWGGNPDEAIHFESDHKTYHPRNSFSTWKETVKNTSKAWTTQTLKAADELQKSITDILNRNQN, encoded by the coding sequence ATGGAAAATAATCCAAGTAAAAAGAACTATGATTCAGAATTTTGCGGTAATCTGCCACTGAATTTTATTAATACCATACAACCTTATGGTGCTCTTATAGTTCTTGAAAAACTAAGGTGGACAATTATTCAGGTCAGTGAAAACATAAAAGAGCTTTTTGGCAAAGAGGTACAGGAAATACTTAACAACCCTCTTTCATCTTTTCTTTCAAAGGAAGCCTATGAAGCTTTGCTATTAAAAATTAATGATGATAATTTAAAAGAAAGAATTCCATTACATTTCAGTTTTAATAATCATGAATGTTTTGCAATTGCTCATTTTAAAGATGGACAGGTGATCATGGAACTTGAAAGAGTTCCGGTTATTAAGAAGGATTTTTCTTACCTCTATCAGGATGTTAAATTCATTGTGTCAAAGCTCAAAAATGTGGATAGTATAACACAGATCAGTCAAATAGCCTGCGAAGAGATCAAGAGAATATCAGGCTTTGACAAAGTCATGATTTATCAGTTTGATGAATCATGGAATGGACAAGTAATTGCTGAGGCCAAAAATGAAGGTATGGATGCATATTTAGGGCTCAGATTTCCAGCTTCAGATATCCCCAAACAGGCAAGAGAACTATACTTTAATAATCCCTATAGATTTATTCCTAACAGAAGTTACAAGGCTGTAAAACTTAATCCCATTCTCAACCCAAACACATTCAGATACACAAATCTGGGAGATTGCAATTTAAGAGCTGTGGCTCCGGTTCATCTTGAGTATCTTCAAAATATGAAGGTCGAAACGTCTATGTCAACTCCCATAATAAAAAATGATAAGTTATGGGGCTTGATCTCTTGTCATCATAGAATTGCCAGAGAAATACCATATGATTTAAGATCTGCGTTTGAGTTATTGTCTAATATATTATCCACCCAGCTTGTATTAAATGAGAAACAAAATGATCTGCTTGCAAGCTCTCAACTTAGTTCAATTCAGTCCAGACTCTACAGGCAAATGAGTTCAGCTACTCATTTTATCGATGGGCTGCTTGAAAACAACACTTTGCTGGATCTTCTCGATATACAAGGCTCTGTAGTAATTTTCAACGGTAAAATCAGAGAATTGGGTAAAACTCCTGCAACCTCATTTATCAAGGAACTTTCTTATTGGCTGAAGGTAAAAAAGATTGATAAAATTTTTCATTCAGACACTACGCTCCTGGAGCTTGATGCAAACTATAAATACAAAGAGGAGGCTAGCGGAATAATTGTAATTCCGATTTCTGTAAAACGAGGTGAATATATTGTCGGATTTCGTCCGGAAATCATTCAAACCGTTCATTGGGGCGGCAATCCTGATGAGGCCATTCATTTTGAATCTGACCATAAAACATATCATCCCAGAAACTCATTCAGTACATGGAAAGAAACTGTTAAAAATACGTCTAAAGCCTGGACAACACAAACACTAAAGGCTGCAGATGAACTTCAAAAATCGATCACTGATATTCTAAATAGAAACCAGAACTAG
- a CDS encoding biliverdin-producing heme oxygenase — protein MLLDKIKQQTAENHAAMENSNLMKPVMNRELNLESYRKILIKFYGFFQPLENSIHRFTDILNYLPDLETRRKSSTIKEDLQRLGYKSEINLCTDLPEITTSSQAMGCLYVMEGSTLGGRMISRIIKESLLIEMDSGVSFFSGYGEETGKKWKLFCEALKEYSLAANDDNTIINAANETFIKFKNWVESEPNDL, from the coding sequence ATGCTTCTTGATAAAATAAAACAGCAAACCGCCGAAAATCATGCTGCAATGGAAAATAGTAATTTAATGAAGCCTGTAATGAATCGGGAGCTTAATCTTGAATCTTACAGAAAGATACTAATTAAATTTTATGGCTTTTTTCAGCCACTTGAAAATTCAATTCATCGCTTTACTGATATCCTTAATTATCTTCCTGATTTGGAAACAAGAAGAAAATCTTCGACAATAAAAGAGGATCTTCAGAGACTTGGCTATAAGAGTGAAATTAACCTTTGTACGGATTTACCGGAAATCACAACTTCATCTCAGGCGATGGGATGTCTTTATGTGATGGAAGGTTCAACGCTTGGCGGAAGAATGATATCCAGAATAATCAAAGAGAGTCTCTTAATTGAGATGGACTCGGGTGTAAGCTTCTTCAGCGGATATGGTGAAGAGACAGGCAAGAAATGGAAATTATTCTGTGAAGCTTTAAAAGAATATAGCTTGGCAGCAAACGACGACAATACAATCATCAATGCTGCAAATGAAACATTTATTAAATTTAAAAACTGGGTAGAATCAGAACCGAATGATCTATAA
- a CDS encoding response regulator, whose translation MKKIDKILLVDNDSVNNFLNARLLKKLEIANEINVALNGKEAINHLNKSTSCPELILLDINMPVMDGFEFLNSYKIHTSSDPVIVVLTTSSNENDISKLENHPSVMGYLNKPLTAEKINSVLEKHFR comes from the coding sequence ATGAAAAAGATTGATAAAATTCTTCTCGTTGATAATGATAGCGTAAATAATTTTTTAAATGCCAGGCTACTTAAAAAGCTTGAAATAGCTAATGAAATAAACGTAGCACTAAATGGGAAAGAAGCTATTAACCATCTGAATAAAAGCACTTCCTGTCCTGAATTGATTCTTCTGGACATCAATATGCCTGTGATGGATGGCTTTGAATTTCTGAATTCCTATAAAATACATACTTCAAGTGACCCTGTAATTGTCGTTCTTACTACTTCATCAAATGAAAATGACATAAGTAAACTTGAAAATCATCCTTCGGTAATGGGATATCTTAACAAGCCTCTGACAGCAGAAAAGATTAATTCGGTTCTGGAGAAACATTTTAGATAA